From a single Planctellipticum variicoloris genomic region:
- a CDS encoding Uma2 family endonuclease, giving the protein MSMRLMAHMVSHGSPAVVPITADQYERMMAVGILDEGAPIELIDGMLLFKDRRDAPAPPMTQGPRHLLAIKILAKLLENLLPSNRFHVQQQGPVVCNESNVPEPDVCILKGLPDRYGDRLPGAADVVLAIEVSQTSLDIDQYDKAELYNRSGVPSYWIINLADDTVIVHAEPRVSARTYGQQTVVPRGGVVALDLPGSDPVEISVDDLLPGRFAP; this is encoded by the coding sequence ATGTCCATGCGATTGATGGCTCATATGGTCAGCCACGGCAGCCCTGCCGTTGTGCCGATCACGGCAGATCAATATGAACGGATGATGGCGGTGGGCATTCTGGACGAAGGAGCGCCCATAGAACTCATCGACGGCATGTTGCTGTTCAAAGACCGCCGCGACGCACCGGCCCCCCCCATGACACAAGGCCCTCGACATCTGCTGGCGATCAAGATCCTGGCGAAGCTGCTGGAAAACCTGCTTCCCTCGAATCGCTTTCATGTTCAGCAGCAGGGGCCGGTCGTCTGCAACGAGTCCAATGTCCCGGAACCGGACGTCTGCATCCTGAAGGGACTCCCCGACCGGTACGGCGACCGGCTGCCCGGCGCCGCAGACGTCGTCCTGGCGATCGAAGTGTCGCAGACGTCTCTCGACATTGACCAGTACGACAAGGCGGAACTCTACAATCGGTCCGGGGTTCCGAGCTACTGGATCATCAACCTCGCGGACGACACGGTCATCGTGCATGCCGAGCCGCGGGTCTCCGCTCGGACCTATGGTCAACAGACAGTCGTTCCCCGCGGAGGCGTTGTCGCTCTGGACTTGCCGGGTTCCGATCCCGTCGAGATTTCGGTCGATGATCTGTTGCCGGGACGATTTGCGCCCTGA
- a CDS encoding PIN domain-containing protein — MKKILLDTSVVVPALLHSHPNHAASDLWITAGQQGRCQLFVALHSVTEAFSVLTRLPAHKHVPADEVWNVIEQTLLPAATIVEVAANDVLAKLRWCAGQKLAGGILYDALITLAAETADVDLLLTYNTRHFLQVWPTAVDRIHVPDAALLPKS; from the coding sequence GTGAAGAAGATTCTCCTCGATACCTCGGTCGTGGTGCCGGCGCTGCTGCATTCACACCCCAACCACGCCGCGTCCGATCTGTGGATCACTGCCGGCCAGCAGGGCCGATGTCAGTTGTTTGTCGCGCTGCATTCCGTCACGGAGGCGTTTTCGGTCCTCACAAGATTGCCAGCTCACAAGCACGTTCCGGCCGACGAGGTCTGGAACGTGATTGAACAGACGCTGCTTCCCGCAGCGACGATTGTCGAAGTTGCAGCCAACGATGTCCTGGCAAAGCTGCGCTGGTGTGCCGGCCAGAAACTCGCCGGAGGTATCCTCTACGATGCCCTGATCACACTCGCTGCCGAAACTGCGGATGTCGATCTCTTATTGACCTACAACACCAGACATTTTCTGCAGGTCTGGCCGACCGCAGTCGACCGGATCCATGTCCCCGATGCCGCACTCCTTCCAAAGTCATAG